The Chamaesiphon minutus PCC 6605 DNA window ACAAGGAAAAACGAACGCTGGAAACGATCGCGCCGCTGCTGAGTGTGGAAGTGCCACGATGGACTATTTGCACAGATGAACTGATTGCTTATCGAGCATTAAATGGTGTGCCAGCAGGCACGATCGATTCAGTAGCAAAAGCCTATGTATGGGAAATTGATGTGGCGAATGTGCCCGATCGATTCCATACATCACTAGCTAAGGGAATGGCTTCTCTGCATCAGATTAGTGTTGAGAAAGTACGCGCAGCGGGTCTTCCGGTTAAGACTGCCGAAGAAGTACGTGCCCAGATGAGGCAGAGAATGGATGCAGTCAGGGGCGAGTTTGGCGTTGGTCGGGCGTTATGGGAGCGATGGCAACACTGGCTTCAAAGTGATGAAATTTGGATGAAAGAAACAGTATTAACCCACGGTGATTTACATGCTGGGCATATTCTGATTGATGCCCAGGCTCAAGTGACCGGATTTATCGACTGGACGGAAGCATCTGTCACCGACCCAGCGAGGGATTTTATCGCCCATTACCGCATGTTTGGTCGAGCAGCTCTCGATAAGCTGATTTCGGCATACGCGGAGGCTGGTGGGCGTACTTGGCCGAGGATGGCAGAACATGTAATCGAACTGAATGCTGCTTTTGCGATTGACATTGCGGAATTTGCGCTCAAGTCGGGTTTGGATGAGTACAAACAAATGGCTAGGCAGTCGCTTTGCACGAGCGAATCGAATTAGGAGATACCAATGAACTCAACCATTCAACAGCTTATGCCAGCGGACATTGCATTAATGTCGGCTCTTTTGACAACCTTTGGTGAGGCGTTCGATGAGGTGGAAACCTATAGCGGTCGTCGTCCTAGCGAGGACTACCTGCGTCAACTGCTCAAAAGCGACTACTTTATTGCGATCGCGGCATTGAAAGCAGGTGAGGTCGTTGGTGGACTCACAGCCTACGAGCTGAAAAAGTTCGAGCAGGAGCGCAGTGAGATTTACATCTACGATTTGGCAGTTGCCGCAGCACACCGACGGGAGGGCATTGCAACGGCATTAATTCAGAAGCTGAAGGAAGTAGCAGCAGAACGTGGAGCTTATGTTATTTTCGTCCAGGCAGATCTCGATGACGATCCAGCCATCGAACTTTATACCAAGCTGGGAATTCGCGAAGACGTGTTGCACTTTGACATTGCAGTCAATCGTGGTAATCACATTGCATAAAAACCTGCGGGCGAGTATATTGCGTGCTTGGCTAATTAAGTAAATTTGACAAGTGATAGGTCACGAAAAAATATCCCATTCTGCACTTTTTTTGCGAGAAAATGGCATCAGGTAAGACAACGTTGTCAAAAAAACTGGCCTCAGATCGTAATGCTATTCTTATCAGCGAAGATATCTGGTTGTCGAAGTTATACCCAAAAGAGATTAGTAATTTTGATGATTATTTGAGATATTCGTCACGCTTAAAGCCTATAGTTTCACAGCATGTACAAGATATCCTTGGACAGGGTATATCTGTTATTCGAGATTTTCCAGGCAATGTTTCTTCTCGGCGACAGTGGTTTCGCTCAATATTTGAAGCAAGCAAGGTCAATCATATGCTTCATTACATTGTTGCGCCTGACTCACTATGCAAAGCGCAATTGCGTAAACGAAACGCTGAACAGCCGGAAGGTTCAATGATTATGTCTGAGGCAGAATTTGACTATATCACTGGATATTTTCAACCACCAACCGATGAAGAAGACTTTAACATTACTAGATATGAATCTAGTTAATTGTGTTGAGTCATAATTATCGATCGAATGCAGTTTATCTTTCATGTAAAAACCCGATGAAAATCACCGTTTCTGCACTTTCACTCAATGTTGAGGATGTCAAGGCATCCGCTAATTTTGTCAAGCAATATTTCGGCTTTAGTGAAGAAATGTCAACCGAAGGTTTAGTGCCACTCTCTAGACCAGATGTTGGTTTTAACCTTATTCCTGAAAACTGAACTGTACACTTTTAAACCGATGCACGTGCGCGGACATCGAGCTGATAGTCTACTGGTAGCGATCGATCTGTAACTTTGACTATGGAAATTGTCACCAAGAGATTTTTATTGCGGGACTTTATCGACTCAGATCGCGTTCCATTTTTGGAGTACCAAGCCGATCCGCGCAACCTAACCTTTTATACTCCAGCCGAGTCTAGCCCAGATCGATCGGCATATTTATTCGAGCTATTTCAGGCTTGGGCTAGCGAAAATCCCCGTCGCAATTATCAACTGGCAATCGTCCCACAGCAAGCACCTCAGACACTACTGGGCTGCTGCGGCTTGCGGGAATTATCAGGTAAATCTGGAGAGATGGAACTAGGAATCGAACTCGCACCGAACTATTGGGGACGTTATGGTTATGCAATTGAAGTCGGACGTTCGCTGCTCGATTATGGGTTTAGGGAACTCAATCTAGCTGCGATCTCTGGCTCGACTATTAGCGCGAACGTGCGCGTCGAAAGGTTGGCAGCGTGGTTCGGGGCAGAGGTGGTGGCGATCGATCCAGGCTCGGCGTGGATGTCAGCCAGAGGGTGGAGTGAGGTGACTTGGCGGATATCGAGAGCGCGATGGGAGAGTCGTGTGGCTGTCTGACATCTACGTTTAATCCTTTTGGTAGAGGATCATCCTGTTGGGCGAGTTGTAAGCTAATCGAACAGACCGATACTGCTGACATGACCTGGAAAACTATTCTCTCTTTCGTGCTATTTGCGACCATCTTGACATCGATCGTCGGTTGGCTGACAGCGAATGGAATCTTACCACTGCGGCAGGTTATTCAGTACGGTGATGCCGAACGGAATTTTTTGCGAATTTGGCTGGGACTGGCGATCGTTATCGGTGTACTATTACCTGCGATCGCGTGATTATTTTGGCGCAATCGATTAATTTACCACCAGATTCTCAGTTTCTATTTAACTGTAATGGTCATCCAAATTGTGACAGAGCAAGTATTTAGCTCGATTATATTCCCTAGTTTAGTAGTGACAATTGGCTCGATTTACACCTTGTTTCGACTGTGGCAAATTTGGCAAGGATACCGACTGATTCAGGCAGTGCCAGAGAATTCCTCAATGAGTGGTTTATTAGGTTTGCTGGGGCTATTTTGGTTTAGCAATACGATTTTTTTGGTAACTGTAGGATGGCCGAGTATCTGGATTCGGAATTAGTACATGTGGAGCCACGAGATGAATTCTGCGGCGATCGATCGGCAGGTGTCAAAGATCCTACTGGGAATCATTGGTGGATTGCGACTCATCAGGAGGATGTCTCATCTACAGAAATAGCAGAGCGCATTAAAACCCTATTTAGTAATAAAGAACTAGTTTAAGTAGCTAGCTCCGATCGATGAATTTCTCGACCTAGCTCGGATCGAGAGATTCAGTAAGCATTACAAGCGATCGCTAGACACTTTCGCAGGAGGTCTTTTGTATCCCAACCCTTTCAAAGGTCGATCGTTACTCGAAGTTCGATCGCGAGTAGATTTGCGATCGGGTTATCAAAATTCCTAACAAGAACGGAGACCGTCGAGCTTTGCCGGAAGGAGAAATTGCTGTTTATATCCACTGTTTGCAGGGAGACTGACACAGGTACCATCACCTCCAAAAGCAATGATAATTTTTACGCGCACTTGGCGACGGCAACTATTATAGACACGGATCGTTCTGGTGATGTTCCCAGCGCGATCTGCTGTGACTGAAACGCAGTTTGGTGCGGGCCTTGCATGTGCAGCCGGAGCAATTGCCAGACTGCTGACGAGTGACAACGGTAAAGCTGTAAACCAGGCGGTTGCGGCAATCGAGCTGGAAACTCGGAAGCGATTTAGATTCACGATTGTCCTCCTGGGGATGAGATGAAGAAAATTTTTGAGTTAATCTCAAGGGATCTATTAATATTTACGATCTATGTAAATTTGGTAGCATGTCATTTACAGAGATCGAGCGCACATTGCTGCTTGAGAATTACTTCGTCAGAAGCCAACGCACTGGCAAAATTAGCGGCGATAGTTCAAGTATAGATTCGCGTCTAAAAGATTAACAATGTCTTTTTTAGGCAGTACGATCGTGCAAAAAAAACATTAATGAGGTTGGCGCGATCGAACGCTGTGTCAAGATTGGGTTGTTAATGACTATTTCAGCAAGGCATTCGTAGTAGAATCCCGATCGACCTCAGTACAAGGTTGAATTAACCTAAGTTCTAACATTTTTAGTAGCAGCCAAACCGGGCAGACTGACTAATCCAGCAAATTGCTTACCTGGATATGGGGGCATCTGTGCGAGTTTGTCAAATCCGGGCAGACTCTCCATGTGTTTCACCATGCGGGCGCGCATCGCCTTATCTGGCAGCGAGCCTGTCATTGCGCCGATATTTTCAGCGACATGCGCGGGATTGGTGGTAGCGGGAATCGCCGCAGTCACCGCCGGATGTGAGATAACGTACTTGAGAAAAAATTGCGCCCAGTTTTCACAGCCGATCTCGCGGGCAAATTCTGGTAGCGGTTGCCCGCGCACGACTTCAAATAGGCGTGCTTTCTCAAATGGCATATTGACTAATACAGCGGTGCCGTGCTCTGCTGCCGTTGGCAGAATCCGCTCCTCGGCTCTCCGTTCTAGAATCGAATAGCGAATCTGCACGAAA harbors:
- a CDS encoding GNAT family N-acetyltransferase; this translates as MEIVTKRFLLRDFIDSDRVPFLEYQADPRNLTFYTPAESSPDRSAYLFELFQAWASENPRRNYQLAIVPQQAPQTLLGCCGLRELSGKSGEMELGIELAPNYWGRYGYAIEVGRSLLDYGFRELNLAAISGSTISANVRVERLAAWFGAEVVAIDPGSAWMSARGWSEVTWRISRARWESRVAV
- a CDS encoding AAC(3)-I family aminoglycoside N-acetyltransferase; translated protein: MNSTIQQLMPADIALMSALLTTFGEAFDEVETYSGRRPSEDYLRQLLKSDYFIAIAALKAGEVVGGLTAYELKKFEQERSEIYIYDLAVAAAHRREGIATALIQKLKEVAAERGAYVIFVQADLDDDPAIELYTKLGIREDVLHFDIAVNRGNHIA
- a CDS encoding macrolide 2'-phosphotransferase: MTKNIKSQQEVLELANQNGLTIQENSLEFNESGLDFQVVLATDTKGERWILRIPRREDVLLSVDKEKRTLETIAPLLSVEVPRWTICTDELIAYRALNGVPAGTIDSVAKAYVWEIDVANVPDRFHTSLAKGMASLHQISVEKVRAAGLPVKTAEEVRAQMRQRMDAVRGEFGVGRALWERWQHWLQSDEIWMKETVLTHGDLHAGHILIDAQAQVTGFIDWTEASVTDPARDFIAHYRMFGRAALDKLISAYAEAGGRTWPRMAEHVIELNAAFAIDIAEFALKSGLDEYKQMARQSLCTSESN
- a CDS encoding AAA family ATPase → MASGKTTLSKKLASDRNAILISEDIWLSKLYPKEISNFDDYLRYSSRLKPIVSQHVQDILGQGISVIRDFPGNVSSRRQWFRSIFEASKVNHMLHYIVAPDSLCKAQLRKRNAEQPEGSMIMSEAEFDYITGYFQPPTDEEDFNITRYESS